CATGGGCATATGGATAATCACGTCATGGCCTTGCCGATGCGCGGCCTCGGCCTCCTTCACGCTTGTGGGCAAAAAAGGCATCACAGCGACCGTGATTTTGACAGGCAGACTGAGCATTTCCTGAGTCCCTTTCTGATCATTGCCAAAATCATCGATGATAACGGCTAGCTTATTCGTTTTCTTTTCCTGGCCGGGTCTGTTGCGCCCGGATTCTTCGTGCACTTGGTTTGGCTCCTGACGTGACAGATCAGTCCAAGCAACCATCCCTGCACCATAGCCTATCTGTGGTCCGTTCACGATCCCCCATACCATACACAGCAGGATCACCGAATTTTTATATACCTTCCGCATCTTGACGCCCCTTTCCATCCTATTCATACATACCTAACCGTATTGTTTGAGTAAAGTTGATCAAATATGTAAGTCAGAAAGTAAATGTTGCCGGTTTGCCGTCCAAATTTCAACACAAAAAAGCTCGTAAACTGCTAAAAAGCAAGTTTACGAGCTTCTTCATAAGGATGCGGTCGAGAGGACTCGAACCTCCACGGGGGTTAGCCCACACGGACCTGAACCGTGCGCGTCTGCCAATTCCGCCACGACCGCGTATCATCTTCATCGCTTATAGGAGACAAGCTCTTATCAGCGGCGACAAGATATATAATATCACGCCAGGTAAATCGAGTCAACACTTTTTTTGAACTTGATTAAAAACCTGTTTTCCGGTTAAAATAAGAACATAAGTTCCTATCCAATTAACCATTTTCTATATAAAGGCGGTGATGTTGATGGCCATACCGGCTGTTACGACAGAAGAACGAGCATTGATCAAGAGTTACCTGCTGCTGATGTTCATCCATAAGGTGTTTGAAAGGGATTGCCGAATCATTCAGGAGAGCGGTGTCTTCAAGAGCCCGCAATTGTATGTAGAGGTTGTGGGGAACGGAGCCAAGCGTGCTGCTGTGCTTCTTCGTGAGGTGAAACAGGAATTCACCAAGCGGGCGATCAAGGTGTATGATATTGGGCAAAACCAGGATGGAATCCAGGCGCGATATGCATGCCGGGGTTACATTGGTTCGATGAACATTCTATGGCCATCCTTCCGTGAGGAGATGATGGACCGCATGCGAGCCTATCTTGGGCTGGTCCCGCCCGAGACCGAGTCCTCCGAGCAAGCCCGTCCTCCTGCCGCTGTTTCCGCCCGCTAAATCGCCGCCCTTTAAACAGAGAATAACCGTCTCCCCCACTGCACAAGAATGCTCCGGTTGAGACGGTTATTGGTAACACGTGAATCAATGAAGATTATGCTGCACGCGGGTCAGTCCCTGCGAGAGAGCATGTCCCGCACTGGCGGCAGACGCCACGGCTACAGCCTCCATTATCTGTGCATCCGAGGCTCCCTTCGCACGGGCTTCCTCCATATGATAGAAGGTGCACAGCTCGTTATTGGCAAACAGTCCGATCCCGAGCGCGATCAGCTGCTTCGTTCGCTCATCCAGCTCGCCATCCTGAAAGCAAACGCCGGTGAACTGATGATACGCCTCTGCCATCTCCGGCATGCTCTGCTTCAAATTCAGAATTTCATTCTTATAAGCCGAGACCTTGTCATTGGACATTTCCATAACCCAAAGCAACTCCTCCACAAAAATTTGATGCGAGGTTAAGTTGTCCGACAAGTTCGAGATCTATGCCTACTCCTACTCTTTGATCGGGCTTACTCTTGGATCTTTTTTAAGCTGGTAGCTGTAGCGGCGATCCAGTTTAACGACCCGCCGGTTTCTACGGCGTATTATGACCTGCTCCGGGTCCCAGGCGACGACAAAGCCTATAATATCATTGGTCTCCAAGCCATCTCGCACAACCCGAACCAATTCGCCGGAGAGCCGCAGCTCATCGAGTCTTTCATCGCTAATCATCACAACCATACCTCCTCCATAAACGTACTCTGCAAAAAAAGACCTAAATGAGATCATTTAGGTCTTTTGAATGCGTTGCGATATCGATAAACATCCCGACTAAGAGATGTTCTATATACCCATTAACGCTGTGCCGGCTCGATGCTGTCATTCTTCTCGTACC
Above is a window of Paenibacillus sp. FSL K6-1330 DNA encoding:
- a CDS encoding carboxymuconolactone decarboxylase family protein, with amino-acid sequence MEMSNDKVSAYKNEILNLKQSMPEMAEAYHQFTGVCFQDGELDERTKQLIALGIGLFANNELCTFYHMEEARAKGASDAQIMEAVAVASAASAGHALSQGLTRVQHNLH